cccggaccgaccaatcttggtttctaataccattctccaataaaagaaaccagggctccttggagaagtggctgattctaggactggGGCCCTCGTTGCATACAAGGTAAGCCTGGACCATTTTGTAGTGCCAGGACAAAAGGAAGTGCTAAAAAAAAGGATGTgtgggggatcccagggtggctcagtggtttagtgcctgcctttggcccagggcatgatcctggagtcccgggatcgagtcccacatcaggctcccggcatgaagcctgcttctccctctgcctgtgtctctgcctctctctgtctatcatgaataaataaattaaaaaaaaaaaaaaaaaaggatgtgtgtGTTTGGGCAGGGAAGGCAAGGGACAGGGGGAAGAGAAATGTTTTAAAGGAGCCAATCTGAAAGAGCTCATAGTGGCCAAAGCTGGCGCAATTTGAGGGAAAACCCCAATAATAAAGTATTGAATTCTAaaccaacatataaaataaatatcgaTGAGTCTGTACtgacatgaataaatgagtagtttaaataaatgattaaaataaatttaaataaataaattttaatgaataattcaaatagataggtagatagatatatGAGTGAGAAGAGACAAATCACCTGCTCAGTAATTCATGGAGATAGTTTTGCTTTCGCCCCAGGAGGTAGATATTAATGCCACATCTCGAGTGTGGATGCAGTTGGTAATTTTCTTCCAAAGAATGTGATGATGGAAAGTTTTGAAGGTCACAGGGGATGGGAAAATGAAGCTCCCCACCAGTATTGTATGACCACGATGGCAGAAGGAGCTGATGTTGGAGGACTTAGGTCAGCCTTTTAAGGCTAACTGAATAAATATCTGATGTCATCTATCcaagaaaaatatgttaaaaatgcttctctgtctcttccaTGCATTGATCTGCTAGATCTCTGATGCTTCTCTCTTTTGATACTTGGCTGCATTAGAGAAAGGCTGGCTGTGGTATTGTTCATTTGTCTAATTTACCAAACACTTTTCAGTTGgtgtatttatttctcttcttctaaaAGATGGCTTTGGTggtatttcctttattctttctggCTTTCATAGTCCTTATCCTTCATGAAGACAACCGTGGTAGTTCTTTTCTTTAGCAGCCAGTATCCCTTGTGCAGTATTTGTAACAACAACTTTTTTCTAACATTGGTTCTTCCAGTACCAGCTGCCAAGGGAGCCTCTTTGATTGGGGTGAACCTCCTCTGTTTTCATCACCACAGTGCTTTTTGACTTTCAAACACTCAGTTATTTAACTTCAGCCATCACCCAGTTTTCCAATGTCTGAACTCCCCAAGGCTAATGGATATTTTAGAAGTGGAGCCTGGATGCTTTGTTTCTGGGTCTTTGGAATAAAGCCTTGGGCTCTGGCAAAGTTGTAGAGTTTGTTGGAGCAGACAGTCTCCTGGAGAGTTTTGAACTCTCCTTCTGTCTTTGGAGATCCTTTTTGTACACATGGGGGAAAATAACTTCCCTATATGttggctaagatcaagtataGTTGGTGCTTGAACGACACGGATTCGTACTGCACAGATCCACTTAAATgcagattaaattttttttttttatatacagtaCACTCAGTGtggtttctctttcttataattttctgaataacattttcttttctctagctttattgtaagagAACAGGATATAATATGCATACCATACAAGCTATGTTAATCAACTCTTTaagttatcagtaaggcttctggtttAATggtaggctattaatagttaagtgttcagggagtcaaaagttacatgcagatttttggCTGCACCACTAATCCCTgcattgtttaagggtcaaccACAATGCTCATTTTTTTTGGGAACATGTGACATGAATTTTTGCAACAGGGGTTTAGAAAGGAATGTTGTCTGTACAGTTAGCTCTCTGCATTTCAGGGCCCAACCCCCACTGGCCGGCCTGAGTGTAAAGTCCTGAAGACGTGTAGCCTGATGTAGTCACTGGACCTTTGAACTGCCTTTTATCTTTGCTTTGTCCTGGCCTTCTCTTGAAGGCTGAATTCTTCTTGACAAATGATAGACTCTGCAGTCctatggtaaatttttttttaaagattttatttatttattcatgagagacagagagagaggcagagacacaggcagagggagaagcaggctccctgtgggagcctgatggagaactccatcccaggaccccgggatcacgctctgagccaaaggcagatgctcaaccactgagccacccaggtgcccgtccTACAGTAAATATTAAGTTATGTATCaaaagacactgaaaaaaaaaaaaacactgaaggaTCTGAGGATCCCTAGCCACCTTGTGCGTTCTTTCTCAGTCTTTCCCTATCTTCTCCTTCCCCTAGatttattcctttcattttggTTGAACAGGTATAAGccatggtttgttttcctttccttttatttttctaaagattttatttattttttaaagatttttattttatttatttatgagagacacagagagaggcatccctttcctttttttcctaaagatttcatttattttattttttaaaagatttttattttatttattcatgagagacacagagatagagaaagagagaggcagagacacaggcagagggagaagcaggctccatgcagggagcctgatgtgggactggatccctggtctccaggatcaggccctgggctaaaggcagcactaaacctctgagccacccgggctgcccctaaagattttttcAAGTAATCACTACACAGAACCTGAGGCTCGAACTCAActtcgagatcaagagtcatggattcaaccagccagatgcccctgttttGCTTATTTATGCTATTATACAACATTGTTTATTGTTATTGTACAatgttgtttcattttcttttaaatttttatttatttatgatagtcacagagagagagagagaggcagagacataggcagatggagaagcaggctccatgcaccgggagcccaacgtgggattcgatccctggtctccaggatcgcgccctgggccaaaggcaggtggtaaaccactgcaccacccaggggtccctgttgtttcatttttatccatttatcttcctATGctacttttgttgtttttaaggagGGAAATATTTGGGTTTGACTGTGTAGTTTATCCACTCATTTTCCAAAACCTCATGGAGTGCCTACTTATGCTCCTTCTGTAAGTAGGGGGGCCTGTCAGCAAATAGCACGGGGCCTCTGCCACTTGTCTTAAAGTGCAGACATTCAGAAAGGAAATGTAGTAAACAAACAGTATGTGTTGTAGCAGAGGTAAATGGAGAAGTGTTCTTTTGGAGAAGTTGAGAAAAGCTGTAATCTGAGCTAGGTCTTGAATGGAATGTGAGCTTCTAAGGTCAAGCGGTAGAACAGGGAGGGAAAACATGGAATGGCAGGCACAAAGATGAAGAGGCCTGACAAAGCTGCATGTGCTGTGAGACTGGCAGGTGTTCGAAAGCTGATGTCGCTGAGGGAGGCAGGGGTAGTCTTTGTGGAAGGCGTGTGTGGGGGTGATAACCTTGGGGAGGTCAGTTGCTAGCTTCTTCACGCAGAAGGAATTGGCTTCATCTTTCTGAAACATGGGGGGCTGTAATGTTCCCTGGGGTGTTATGTTGGACCATCTCAAGGAGAGCTTCTGACCCTCCGTCTCAACCGTGAGCTTTCCCCTTGGGAATAAAGTCTGTTCAGAGCCTCTGGTTGGTGCTTATCTGGCATGCTCAGGGCACCTTGGATTCACTATCATCTTTGCACACCCGTCTGACCTCTACCCATTACCCCCTGGCCTGCCTCCCCTCTAGGAATTGGTTCTGGCTTTCCTAGGGTGGAAGTGGGGTATGGGCTTTGGTATGCAGAAGGGGAATGGCAGAAGATGAGCCTTTTCACACCCTTGGGTCTCCTTTGGCTCCCCTTTCTATCTGCTGTTTCTTCAGATCTTGGCTTCTGCTTTCTTCCAACTACACAGCTATCTTGGCTTCTAGCCcaggtgggagaaggagaaagaactaTTTTCCTTCACTTCGTCTCTGAAAAATAGCCTGGCTGGCACTGGTCAGGAACAAGAAGTTCctgagtgagtgtgtgtgcctCCCATGGTATCAGTGTCCAGCAGTCCCTGCTATGAACCTGTCTCTTGCCCCACTTactctccatcccaggatctcTTTGGAGGTTAGGGGGTCTTCAGGGCCTCTGCAGCTGCCTCCAAGGTTTAGCATAGTGAAGTGatggtgggtgtgggtggggaaggTAACCCTGGCACCCTGGGGAGGTTGGGCTAATATGTGGGAAGCCCTGCAAAGTGGGGGAAAGTCTGGTCTGTTGTAGGAAAATGGTGGATGCCTCTAACTGAAGCCTGACCTTGGAATATTTGCTACAGGCCTGAGGTTGCCCATCAGGCTTCTACAGATCTGGATGTCGGATTCCTAGCGGCCCCGACATCCTGGCGCCAAAAACTGTGGGTGGGGTAGGGCGAGGGAGTGTCAGCTTCTACTCTCCTGTCCGAACaggttcattttaaaaacatctcgGGGAAGGCTGGGTTAGAGTTGATTCAGTCTCGTTAATAAAGCAAAGTATTGTAGTGGGCGCTCGAGAGTTGCTACGTGATGAAATTATCTGAACTGGACTCAAGTGTAGTCTTGAAGGACCAGTGGGGGAGTGAGCCCTGCGGGAAGCGCTGGTCGAACGCCAAGTCCCAGAGGCTTGGGGAGACAAGGCCAGATCGGGGAAAGAGGGGGAGCGGAGTTTAGCGGGCTCCGTGGCCGTGCGAAGTTGGGACGGCCACGCGGTGGCTTGAGCCCAGGGCCCGGGGCAAACGGAGGACGGGGTCGGGGTAGTCAGTCACCCGCCTCCGGAGTGCGCCGGGAGGGGCTCCGGAACCCCTGCGGGAGGCTCCCTCCACCTGAAGGAACTTTAGGGGCAAACAGGTggagaggaggagctggagggggGCATCCCCTCTGCCGCCCACGGGTGCAGCGCACAAAGGGCAGTCCGGGCGGTTCCCCTTTaagaggcggggcggggggcggggcgggggcggggctcccgctcctccccggggTGACCGGGTCCCGCCGCCGAGCAGCCGAGGTCGCCGAGGCCGCGCGGGGTGGCGTAGTGCGGCGAGGCCGAGCTGACGCCGAGAGGGCCGAGCAGGAGTCCAGCCACCAGCTGACCGCAGGCGCCATGAGCCAGGACACCGAGGTGGACTTGAAGGAGGTGGAGCTGAACGAGCTGGAGCCCGAGAAGCAGCCGATGAACGCGGCGTCCGGGGCGGCCATGGCGGTGGTCGTGGCCGGCGGCGCCGAGAAGAACGGGCTGGTGAAGATCAAGGTGGCCGACGACGAGGCGGAGGCAGCGGCCGCGGCCAAGTTCACCGGCCTGTCCAAAGAGGAGCTGCTGAAGGTGGCGGGCAGCCCCGGCTGGGTGCGCACCCGCTGGGCGCTGCTGGTGCTCTTCTGGCTCGGCTGGCTCGGCATGCTGGCGGGCGCCGTGGTCATCATCGTGCGGGCCCCGCGCTGCCGCGAGCTGCCCGCGCAGAGCTGGTGGCACAAGGGTGCCCTCTACCGCATCGGCGACCTTCAGGCCTTCCAgggcccccggggcgggggcctcGTGGGTGAGTTCTGTGCGCGCCCCCGGCGTGACCGGCCTGTGCCCAGATGGACTCGGCCTTCCCcaggctcccccgcccccgccctcgtCCGCGCCCCCGCGGCGTCGCTTCCCCTTCTGTTCTTTGAAGAAACCGCTCGTCCTCCCTCTTGCACCAGGCCGGCTGACTCAGCGTCCTCCCTCACCCCTGCGGCGGGCGCCGGAAGCCGGTCGCTGACGTTTCTGAAGTAATGTGCGAGGGATCTTACCTCAGCTCCTCTCAGTCTCGTGCTCCCAGCTCGCCCTCGACCCCACACTTAGTtccgggggggggaggggagaatagGGGAGATCTGGGGTCTCTCCGGGGCGGGGGTTCACCTTAACCCTTCCTTCCCGTTTCAGGCCTGAAGGGGCATCTGGATTACCTGAGCACTCTGAAGGTGAAGGGCTTTGTGCTGGGCCCGATTCACAGGAACCAGAAGGATGACCTGTCTGGGACCAACTTGGAACAGATCGACCCCACTTTCGGCTCCAAGGAAGATTTTGACAATCTCTTGCAGTCGGCCAAGAAAAAGAGTGGGTGTCTTGGGGTTGTCAGAGGAGCAGCTGAGAAGGCCTTGGCCTTTTGGCCACGGGAAACACAGGATAGGATTTTTGTTGGGTTTACCCCTGACTGGCTCTGAGCTTTCCTGAGGCAGGTACAGgggaggtttctttctttctttttttttttagtttatgatagtcacagagagagagagagagagagagagagagaggcagagacacaggcagagggagaagcaggctccatgcaccgggagcccgatgtgggattcgatcctgggtctccaggatcgcgccctgggccaaaggcaggcgccaaaccgctgcaccacccagggatccccaggggagGTTTCTTAGGCGTCAACCTAAAATGAGTTTGTTGAGCGGTTCAGAGATTTTCTACTTGCTGTGTGTCCAGTCATTGAACTTCTGGGCTTTGGTGCCCTTACTTGCAAAATGTGGGCACCACATTTCctcagtgatttatttttatttattaaaaataaaatttatgtttatttaaatatttatttatttattcatagagagagggagagacacaggcagagggagaagcaggctccatagggGGAGCcctactccaggatcacaccctgggctgcaggcgacgccaaaccgctgagccaccagggctgccctaaaaattttttttaaataggctctactgcccagcatgggacttgaacccatgaccctgagatcaaaactcagatgctttactgactgagccagccagcagccCCTaagtcagtgtttttttttttttaagattttattcatttattcatgagagacactgagaaagagagaggcagggacacaggcagagggagaggcaggctccatgcagggagtccaatgcaggactggatcccgggaatccaggatcatgacctgagctgaaggcagacacttaaccactgagccatccaggtgccccatttttttgtttcctcatgGAAGATCTTAAGCCGGGCTCAAATCTAAGTTTTGTGCCACATGATACATAGGGAATAGTCTACCACCTtgtgtttgttgatttttttccttttaactccAAAGTCTTTTTCACGACTACCTTTTCCTCCATTGTTCCAGGCATCCGGGTCATTCTGGACCTCACTCCCAACTACAAGGGCCAGGACTCATGGTTCCTCCCCACAGAGATTGACGCTGTGGCTGCCAAGATGAAGGTGAGTGTGTTGGTGCTGACAGCAGGTGGGAGCTTGATGCTGGGGCTGTGTTGATCCCCCTGGCAAGCCCCATAAATCCAGCCTGGCTCTAGCTgaggggtttctttttcttttttcttttttttaaaatattttatttatttattcgtgagagacacacagagagagacagagacacaggcagagggagggagaagcaggccccatgcagggagcccgacgtgggacttgatcccaggtctccaggatcatgtccagggctgaaggcagcaagAAACCTtcagctaaaccgctgagccacctgggctgccccgctGAGGGGTTTCTTGCTCCTGGGAACCAAACTGGCTCACTCCTCCCACAGGCAGGAGGGTAGGCCAACAGGGCAATCTGTCTTTGCTTGTTCCTTTTCTGGCCATGTATTTATCTTGTTTCCTTGATTCTGATGGTAACAGTGCCAGGAAAGGAACTTCTCAGATGTTACTCTGGGtttgattttccttccttttgggaGAGGAAGCCATTTCTCTGTGGGACTCCTGTTCTGTCTGGTTTCCCAGTTCTTGTTTGATGTGTTTTGGAGTGGAGCCCAGTCTGAAATTGTAAGCATTGTGGTCTTATGTGTGCGGGACAATGCCAAGTACTTTGTATGTGTTCTCAATTTCTCTGTGACCACACAAAGTCCCTGTCACCTCTCATCTGTAAACGAAGAAGCTAACTAAGGTTCAGAGGAGCTTGTTGTGCTTAGGACTTGAGGTCTTAAGTAATCTCATTTTGGTAATTTGCCTTCACTGAATGAAGGTATAGGTGCAAAGAGGGCAGGCTGGGAATGGGACTTTGTCATCCAAGCTCCTAATGGGATATTGGGTCCTGGGATATTGACAAGTTCAGCAGGGgtagaataaaaatgaagcagATCCAGACTCTTTGCTGGCCCCCGTGATActgaaatataattcttttttttttaagatttatttatttatttatttatttatttatttatttatttatttattatagacacagacacagagagagagagagagagagagggaggcagagacacaggcagagagagaagcaggctccatgccaggagcccgatgtgggactcaatcctgggactccaggatcctgccctgggccaaaggcaggcgccaaaccgctgagccacccagggatcctcctgaAATAGAATTCTTTACTTAAATTTCTATAGGACCCTTAGGGTCATCTAGTTCAGCTCTTTAAAAGTTATTgatagggggatgcctgggtggctcagaggttgggtgcCTGCTGGAatccgggatcaggtcccgcatcgggctccctgtggggagcctgcttctccctctgcctgtgtctctgcatctctctctctcattctgtctcttgtgaataaataaataaatctttgttttttagattttttaaaaaaattatttattcatgacagagagagaggcagagacacaggcagagggagagggagagaaacaggctccatgcagggagccccatgtgggactcgattccaggtctccaggatcacaccctgggcggaaggcggcgccaaactgctgggccactggggctgcccaataaattaatcttaaaaaaaaaaaaaaagttattgataggaagggtgcctggctgcgtcgatagagcatgtgactccttttttttttttttttttttaagattttatttattcatgagagacatagagagaaggcagagacataggcagagggacaagctggCTCCTCATAGGGAACTCGATGCGGAGACTCTAtccttggaccctgggatcatgccccgagccaaaggcagaggctcatccgctgagccactcaggcatcctagagtcttgatctcagggtcgtgactttgagccccacattggcagTAGAGCTGActtaaaaaattccttaaattaaaaaaattacttaaaaaaataaagtctcgggctccctgggtggctcagaggtttggtgcctgcctttggcccagggcatgatcctggagtcttgggatcgagtcccatatcgggctccctgcatggagcttgtgtctccctctgcctatatttctgcccctatcccccatgtctctcatgaataaacaaataaaatcttaaaaaaaaaaataaagtctcttaaAAGTTATTGATGAAGGAATGTTTCAGACAGTATGGCATGAGGACTAGTAGCCTCAGATGAAAATGGAgatgaggagagagagcacagggaccAGATTGAGAAAGGGGACAGGGCTGTGGAGGTGGGCCCCAATGTTCTGCCTTCATCAATGCCCTCACTTCAGGCCTGGCCCTGTGCTGCAGAGCTGACTCCTCTTTTCAGATCTTCATCAAGACTGCCCTGGGGCTGTGCTTTGAATTTCACTCTTTCCTCTTGGGCCTTGCTCTCTCACTCCTACCCTCCCCAGACCTCAGGACACTGGGAGAGAAATAATGGACATTTGTCTTGGGATCTTGGCTTGCATTCCCTGTGTCTGCTGCTCTCTGACTGTGGTTGTGGGCTTGCTTCCTTGCTCCTCTGAGAGTGCTTTGTCATTTCTGAAATGAGTATATAAGCATTCCACACATGCTAagggttattttatttatttatttatttttaaagattttatttatttattattcatgacagaaacagagagagagaggcagagacacaggcagagggagaagcaggctccatgcagggagcctgatgtgggattcgatcccaggtttccaggatcaggccctgggctgaagacggcgctaaaccgctgagccacctgggctgcctgggtttttttttttttttttaattaaaaaatttttaaaaaagattttatttattcatgagagatatagagagagcgagacagagacacaggcagagggaaaagcaagctccaagcaagggagcctgatgtagggctcagtcctgggaccgcaggatcactacccgagccgaagtcagatgctcaaccgctgaaacGCCCAGGCATCGCCACACATGCTTAGGAttaaatgaagttatttttatgaATGTACCTTTTCTCTTGGGCCTTTCCTATAGGAGTCCAAAGGGGAAGCCGTGTGATTTGCCCTGAGGTGGAACAGAGAAGTGAAATGCTGTACTGTTAAGAATCAGTGATAGTTCAAAAAGAGAGGGAACCGAAGGCTAAACCTTTATGATAGAGGTGGTTAAGGGAGGCTGAGGCTGGTCAAGGCAAGTGACTCTCCCAAGGTCATGGAGAAGTGCGTGGTGGTCATGGTTTGACGTGGGCTGGATTTTGTAAGCTTTTGCATCGGAGTGTTGATaccttttgtctgttttcttttgccCCCTTCCCTGTAGTTTGCTCTGAGTTTTTGGCTGCGGGCTGGTGTGGATGGGTTCCAGGTTCGGAACGTGGAGAATCTGACGGTAAGTCCCTTTTCCCTGTGAGAGGCAGAGCCTGGGTCAGAGCAGAGGGACTTTCCAGGGCTTGGTAGTGTTTGCTCCTCCTTGactctgctttttttccttctaggatGCATCTTTGTACTTGGCTGAATGGCAGAACGTCACCAAGAGCTTCAGTGAAGATAGGTAGGTGCCAGACCTCCCCTGCCAACTCAGCTTCCCCATGGGAACTCCTCAGCTGAGTGCTAGGCCCCAGGAATGGGGGGATCCCTAGTCCAAGAACCTtcttcaccttttttcttttcttgctctttaCAAACTTTGTCCTATTCTCTTGCTCTGTGCAGGCTCTTGATTGCGGGGACTGAGTCCTCTGACCTTCAGCAGATCCTGAGCCTACTTGGCTCCACCAAAGACCTGTTGTTGACTAGCTCATACTTGTCGAGCCCTGATATCACTGGGAGGCATACAGAATTCCTAGTGACCCAG
This is a stretch of genomic DNA from Canis aureus isolate CA01 chromosome 21, VMU_Caureus_v.1.0, whole genome shotgun sequence. It encodes these proteins:
- the SLC3A2 gene encoding amino acid transporter heavy chain SLC3A2, whose translation is MSQDTEVDLKEVELNELEPEKQPMNAASGAAMAVVVAGGAEKNGLVKIKVADDEAEAAAAAKFTGLSKEELLKVAGSPGWVRTRWALLVLFWLGWLGMLAGAVVIIVRAPRCRELPAQSWWHKGALYRIGDLQAFQGPRGGGLVGLKGHLDYLSTLKVKGFVLGPIHRNQKDDLSGTNLEQIDPTFGSKEDFDNLLQSAKKKSIRVILDLTPNYKGQDSWFLPTEIDAVAAKMKFALSFWLRAGVDGFQVRNVENLTDASLYLAEWQNVTKSFSEDRLLIAGTESSDLQQILSLLGSTKDLLLTSSYLSSPDITGRHTEFLVTQYLNATDNRWCSWSLSQAGFLTSFVPAHLLRLYQLLLFTLPGTPVFSYGDEIGLEAAALPGQPAQAPFMLWDESSFPNASGPGSSNMSVKSQNEDPRSLLSLFRRLSDQRGKERSLLHGDFHALSSGPDIFAYIRQWDQNERFLIVLNFGDVGQLAKLGVSGLPATASLPAKVNLLLSTHLGHEEDASLELEHLNLEPHEGLLLRFPYVA